The following proteins come from a genomic window of Lycium ferocissimum isolate CSIRO_LF1 chromosome 4, AGI_CSIRO_Lferr_CH_V1, whole genome shotgun sequence:
- the LOC132052237 gene encoding flavin-containing monooxygenase FMO GS-OX-like 4 has protein sequence MQQANNQLIKHKKQHIQTQQTTKHRILPKVMILRSVISSNQPHYYLKTMTHMTLVSPTPTPSHFPKILSMPQNTSKNVAVIGAGSAGLVTARELKREGHTVVIFERENQLGGTWVYTPDTESDPIGLDPNRNIIHSSLYSSLRVNLPREVMGFRDYPFVVKKRSGSDPRRYPGHKEVLDYLNDFAVEFGVIEVVRFGMEVGYVGMLENGKWKVSARKRGNDDVFDDEVYDAVVICNGHYTEPRIADIPGIEVWPGKQIHSHNYRDPEPFRDQVVVLIGGAASATDISREIAEVAKEVHISSRSATSGVPMKLPGYDNIWLHNMIEGVGSDGGVSFRDGSKVLAEIILHCTGYKYHFPFLESNGIVTVDDNRVGPLYKHIFPPAFAPSLSFVGLPWKVIPFCLCELQSKWIAGVLSGRISLPSKEDMNADIEALYSSMEAAGIPKRYTHIMDDCQFDYDDWLAAECGCTLSEEWRKQMYFISRKNRNSQPETYRDQWDDDDLIIQAHEDFVKYIPELARAQKLPR, from the exons ATgcaacaagccaacaaccaactaatcaaacacaaaaaacaacatatacaaactcAGCAAACAACAAAACATAGAATATTGCCCAAAGTCATGATTCTTCGAAGTGTCATCTCTTCAAACCAACCTCATTATTATCTCAAAACAATGACACATATGACACTTGTATCCCCAACCCCAACTCCATCCCATTTCCCCAAAATCCTTTCAATGCCTCAAAACACCTCCAAAAACGTCGCCGTTATCGGTGCGGGCTCAGCGGGCCTAGTTACGGCCCGAGAACTCAAACGAGAAGGTCACACTGTCGTTATATTCGAACgagaaaatcaattaggtggcacATGGGTTTACACACCCGACACAGAATCCGACCCGATTGGACTCGACCCGAACCGGAATATCATTCATTCAAGTCTTTATTCATCTCTACGTGTTAATCTACCAAGAGAAGTAATGGGTTTTCGGGATTACCCGTTTGTGGTCAAGAAAAGGTCGGGTAGTGACCCGAGAAGGTACCCGGGTCATAAGGAAGTGTTGGATTATTTGAATGATTTTGCGGTTGAGTTTGGGGTTATTGAGGTTgtgagatttgggatggaagtTGGGTATGTGGGAATGTTGGAAAACGGGAAATGGAAAGTTAGTGCAAGAAAGAGAGGAAATGATGATGTGTTTGATGATGAAGTGTATGATGCTGTTGTTATATGTAATGGACATTATACTGAACCAAGAATTGCTGATATTCCTG GAATCGAAGTCTGGCCAGGAAAGCAAATTCACAGCCACAATTACCGTGATCCTGAACCTTTTCGAGACCAA GTTGTTGTGCTGATAGGAGGTGCTGCAAGTGCTACTGATATCTCCAGAGAAATTGCTGAAGTTGCTAAAGAAGTCCACATTTCTTCTAGATCAGCTACAAGTGGAGTTCCGATGAAGCTGCCTGGCTATGATAATATTTGGCTCCATAATATG ATTGAAGGTGTTGGCAGTGATGGTGGCGTGAGTTTTCGAGATGGTTCCAAAGTCCTTGCTGAAATCATCCTACACTGCACAGG GTACAAAtatcattttccttttcttgaatctAATGGGATAGTGACTGTGGATGACAACCGTGTTGGTCCACTTTACAAGCACATTTTCCCACCAGCCTTTGCTCCAAGTCTTTCATTTGTTGGGCTGCCTTGGAAG GTTATACCATTCTGCTTATGTGAACTGCAAAGCAAGTGGATTGCTGGTGTTTTATCTGGTCGCATTTCTCTCCCATCAAAGGAAGATATGAATGCTGATATTGAAGCTCTCTACTCATCCATGGAAGCTGCTGGCATTCCAAAGCGGTACACTCACATTATGGATGATTGTCAG TTTGACTATGATGATTGGTTGGCTGCTGAGTGTGGATGTACACTCTCTGAAGAATGGAGAAAGCAAATGTATTTTATCTCAAGAAAGAATAGAAACTCTCAGCCCGAGACATATCGTGACCAGTGGGACGATGATGACTTAATCATTCAAGCTCATGAAGACTTCGTAAAATATATTCCTGAACTAGCTCGAGCACAGAAGCTGCCAAGATGA